In one Acomys russatus chromosome X, mAcoRus1.1, whole genome shotgun sequence genomic region, the following are encoded:
- the Rap2c gene encoding ras-related protein Rap-2c: MREYKVVVLGSGGVGKSALTVQFVTGTFIEKYDPTIEDFYRKEIEVDSSPSVLEILDTAGTEQFASMRDLYIKNGQGFILVYSLVNQQSFQDIKPMRDQIVRVKRYEKVPLILVGNKVDLEPEREVMSSEGRALAQEWGCPFMETSAKSKSMVDELFAEIVRQMNYSSLPEKQDQCCTTCVVQ; encoded by the exons ATGAGGGAATACAAGGTAGTGGTGTTAGGGAGCGGAGGGGTTGGCAAATCTGCCCTCACTGTGCAGTTTGTCACTGGGACTTTCATTGAGAAATATGACCCCACCATTGAAGATTTCTACCGCAAAGAGATCGAAGTGGACTCTTCCCCCTCAGTACTGGAAATTCTGGACACCGCAGGAACCGAGCAGTTCGCCTCCATGAGAGATCTGTACATCAAAAACGGCCAAGGATTCATCCTGGTGTATAGTTTGGTTAATCAACAGTCGTTTCAG GATATCAAGCCAATGCGAGATCAGATTGTGAGAGTGAAGAGATATGAAAAAGTTCCACTAATCCTAGTAGGAAACAAAGTGGATCTGGAACCGGAGAGAGAGGTTATGTCTTCAGAAGGCAGAGCGCTGGCTCAAGAATGGGGCTGTCCATTCATGGAAACATCAGCAAAAAGTAAATCAATGGTGGATGAACTTTTTGCTGAGATCGTCAGGCAAATGAACTATTCATCGCTGCCCGAGAAGCAAGATCAGTGTTGTACAACTTGTGTTGTCCAGTAA